The proteins below are encoded in one region of Roseovarius bejariae:
- the rplA gene encoding 50S ribosomal protein L1 translates to MAKLGKRTRAAREAVAGKENLSVEEAVSLVKSNAKAKFDETIEISLNLGVDPRHADQMVRGVVGLPNGTGKDVRVAVFARGPKADEAKEAGADIVGAEDLMETVQGGTIEFDRCIATPDMMPIVGRLGKVLGPRNLMPNPKVGTVTMDVADAVAAAKGGEVQFKAEKAGVVHAGVGKASFDEGKLAENVRAFVAAVNKAKPTGAKGTYVKKICLTSTMGPGVSIDVSNAASE, encoded by the coding sequence ATGGCAAAGCTTGGTAAACGTACCCGCGCCGCCCGTGAAGCCGTCGCAGGCAAGGAAAACCTGAGCGTGGAAGAGGCCGTTTCGCTGGTCAAATCCAACGCCAAGGCCAAGTTCGACGAAACCATCGAGATTTCGCTGAACCTTGGTGTTGACCCGCGTCACGCGGACCAGATGGTTCGCGGCGTTGTCGGCCTGCCCAACGGCACCGGCAAAGACGTGCGCGTGGCTGTCTTCGCCCGTGGTCCCAAGGCCGACGAGGCGAAAGAGGCCGGTGCCGACATCGTGGGCGCCGAAGACCTGATGGAAACCGTTCAGGGCGGCACGATCGAATTCGATCGCTGCATCGCGACCCCCGACATGATGCCGATCGTCGGCCGTCTGGGTAAGGTGCTTGGCCCGCGGAACCTGATGCCGAACCCCAAGGTCGGCACGGTGACCATGGACGTGGCTGATGCCGTTGCCGCCGCAAAAGGCGGTGAAGTGCAGTTCAAGGCCGAAAAAGCGGGCGTCGTGCACGCCGGTGTCGGCAAAGCCTCCTTCGACGAAGGCAAGCTGGCCGAGAACGTGCGTGCCTTTGTGGCCGCCGTGAACAAGGCCAAGCCGACCGGCGCCAAAGGCACCTACGTCAAGAAGATCTGCCTGACCTCGACCATGGGGCCGGGCGTCAGCATCGACGTCAGCAACGCTGCGTCGGAATAA
- the rpoB gene encoding DNA-directed RNA polymerase subunit beta, with the protein MAQTYLGQKRLRKYFGKIREVLDMPNLIEVQKSSYDLFLNSGDQPQPMDGEGIKGVFQSVFPIKDFNETSVLEFVDYELEKPKYDVEECMQRDMTYSAPLKVTLRLIVFDVDEDTGAKSVKDIKEQDVFMGDMPLMTPNGTFVVNGTERVIVSQMHRSPGVFFDHDKGKTHSSGKLLFACRIIPYRGSWLDFEFDAKDIVFARIDRRRKLPVTTLLYALGLDQEGIMNAYYDTVDYKLKKKAHGWVTKFFPERVRGTRPTFDLVDAKSGEVIGEAGKKVTPRAVKKLIDEGEVTDLLLPFDQIAGKFVARDIINEETGAIYVEAGDELTVERDKDGEIIGGTVQELLDAGITDIPVLDIDNINVGPYIRNTMAMDKNMNRETALMDIYRVMRPGEPPTEEAASALFDTLFFDSERYDLSAVGRVKMNMRLALEKPDTQRTLDREDIVACIKALVELRDGKGDIDDIDHLGNRRVRSVGELMENQYRVGLLRMERAIKERMSSVEIDTVMPQDLINAKPAAAAVREFFGSSQLSQFMDQTNPLSEVTHKRRLSALGPGGLTRERAGFEVRDVHATHYGRMCPIETPEGPNIGLINSLATFARVNKYGFIETPYRKVEGGQVTDEVSYMSATEEQRHVVAQANATLDDSGKFVNEMVNTRQAGEYTLSPVDAVDLIDVSPKQLVSVAASLIPFLENDDANRALMGSNMQRQAVPTLRSEAPLVGTGIEEVVARDSGAAIMAKRAGVIDQVDAQRIVIRATADLEVGDPGVDIYRMRKFQRSNQNTTINQRPLVKVGDTVAKGEVIADGPSTDMGELALGKNVIAAFMPWNGYNFEDSILISERIARDDVFTSIHIEEFEVAARDTKLGPEEITRDIPNVGEEALRNLDEAGIVYIGADVEPGDILVGKITPKGESPMTPEEKLLRAIFGEKASDVRDTSLRVKPGDYGTVVEVRVFNRHGVEKDERALQIEREEVERLARDRDDELAILDRNIYARLKSLILGKVAVKGPKGVKANSEITEDLLETLTKGQWWQLALKDEKDAQIVEALNEQYEAQKRTLDARFEDKVEKVRRGDDLPPGVMKMVKVFIAVKRKLQPGDKMAGRHGNKGVISKVVPMEDMPFLADGTPVDFCLNPLGVPSRMNVGQILETHMGWAARGLGIKIDEALQEYRRSGDLTPVREAMKIAYGDDVYEEGIAGMDEGQLVEAAGNVTRGVPIATPVFDGAKEADVNDALKRAGFDESGQSLLFDGRTGEQFSRPVTVGVKYLLKLHHLVDDKIHARSTGPYSLVTQQPLGGKAQFGGQRFGEMEVWALEAYGAAYTLQEMLTVKSDDVAGRTKVYESIVKGEDNFEAGVPESFNVLVKEVRGLGLNMELLDAEEEEDAE; encoded by the coding sequence ATGGCTCAGACCTACCTTGGCCAGAAACGTCTGCGTAAATACTTCGGTAAAATCCGCGAAGTTCTCGACATGCCGAACCTCATCGAGGTTCAAAAATCGTCTTATGACCTCTTCCTGAACTCCGGCGACCAGCCCCAGCCGATGGACGGCGAAGGCATCAAAGGCGTGTTCCAATCGGTTTTCCCGATCAAGGATTTCAACGAAACCAGCGTGCTGGAATTCGTCGATTACGAGCTGGAAAAGCCGAAATACGACGTCGAGGAATGCATGCAGCGCGACATGACCTACAGCGCGCCGCTGAAGGTCACCCTGCGCTTGATCGTCTTTGATGTGGACGAAGATACCGGCGCCAAGTCGGTGAAAGACATCAAGGAACAAGACGTGTTCATGGGCGATATGCCCCTGATGACGCCGAACGGCACCTTCGTCGTGAACGGCACCGAACGCGTGATCGTGTCCCAGATGCACCGCTCGCCCGGTGTGTTCTTCGACCACGACAAGGGCAAGACCCACAGCTCGGGCAAGCTGCTCTTCGCCTGCCGCATCATTCCCTACCGCGGCTCGTGGCTCGACTTTGAATTCGACGCCAAGGATATCGTCTTCGCCCGGATCGACCGTCGCCGCAAATTGCCGGTGACCACCCTGCTGTATGCCCTGGGTCTCGATCAGGAAGGCATCATGAATGCCTACTACGACACCGTCGATTACAAGCTGAAGAAAAAGGCCCACGGCTGGGTCACCAAGTTCTTCCCCGAGCGTGTGCGCGGCACCCGTCCCACCTTTGACCTTGTCGATGCCAAGTCGGGTGAAGTGATCGGCGAAGCGGGCAAGAAAGTGACCCCGCGCGCCGTCAAGAAACTGATCGACGAAGGCGAAGTGACAGACCTCCTGCTGCCCTTCGATCAGATCGCGGGCAAATTCGTCGCGCGTGACATCATCAACGAAGAAACCGGCGCGATCTATGTCGAGGCCGGTGACGAGTTGACCGTCGAGCGCGACAAGGACGGTGAAATCATCGGCGGCACCGTGCAGGAGCTGCTGGATGCGGGCATCACCGACATCCCCGTGCTGGACATCGACAACATCAACGTCGGCCCCTACATCCGCAACACCATGGCGATGGACAAGAACATGAACCGCGAAACCGCGCTCATGGACATTTACCGCGTCATGCGCCCGGGTGAACCGCCCACGGAAGAGGCCGCAAGCGCACTCTTCGACACGCTGTTCTTCGATTCCGAACGCTATGACCTGTCGGCTGTTGGCCGCGTGAAAATGAACATGCGTCTGGCGCTTGAAAAGCCGGATACGCAGCGCACGCTGGACCGCGAAGATATCGTTGCCTGCATCAAGGCACTGGTGGAACTGCGCGACGGCAAGGGCGACATCGACGACATCGACCACCTCGGCAACCGCAGGGTGCGCTCGGTCGGCGAACTGATGGAAAACCAGTACCGTGTCGGCCTTCTGCGGATGGAACGCGCTATCAAGGAACGCATGAGCAGCGTCGAGATCGACACCGTCATGCCGCAAGACCTGATCAACGCCAAACCCGCCGCCGCGGCTGTGCGTGAATTCTTCGGCTCCTCGCAGCTGTCGCAGTTCATGGACCAGACCAACCCGCTGTCGGAAGTCACCCACAAACGCCGTCTCTCGGCGCTTGGGCCGGGCGGCCTGACACGTGAACGCGCAGGCTTCGAGGTGCGCGACGTGCACGCCACCCACTATGGCCGGATGTGCCCGATCGAAACGCCGGAAGGCCCGAACATCGGCCTGATCAACAGCCTCGCGACCTTCGCTCGCGTGAACAAGTACGGCTTTATCGAAACTCCGTACCGCAAGGTCGAAGGCGGGCAGGTGACCGATGAGGTTTCCTATATGTCCGCCACCGAGGAACAGCGTCACGTCGTGGCACAGGCCAACGCCACTCTCGACGACAGCGGCAAGTTCGTGAACGAGATGGTCAACACCCGTCAGGCCGGGGAATATACCCTGTCGCCGGTCGATGCCGTGGACCTGATCGACGTCAGCCCCAAACAGCTGGTCTCGGTCGCGGCCTCGCTCATCCCGTTCCTTGAAAACGACGACGCCAACCGCGCGCTCATGGGCTCGAACATGCAACGTCAGGCCGTGCCGACGCTGCGCTCCGAGGCCCCGCTCGTGGGCACCGGCATCGAAGAAGTGGTCGCACGCGACTCGGGCGCGGCCATCATGGCCAAGCGTGCCGGTGTCATCGACCAGGTCGATGCCCAGCGGATCGTGATCCGCGCCACCGCCGATCTTGAGGTCGGCGACCCCGGCGTCGACATCTACCGGATGCGCAAGTTCCAGCGGTCGAACCAGAACACCACCATCAACCAGCGTCCGCTGGTGAAAGTGGGCGATACGGTTGCCAAGGGCGAAGTCATCGCCGATGGCCCGTCCACAGATATGGGGGAACTGGCCCTCGGCAAGAACGTGATCGCGGCCTTCATGCCGTGGAACGGCTACAACTTCGAAGACTCGATCCTGATCTCGGAACGCATTGCGCGCGATGACGTCTTTACCTCGATCCACATCGAGGAATTCGAAGTCGCCGCCCGTGACACCAAGCTTGGGCCAGAGGAAATCACGCGCGACATCCCCAACGTGGGCGAAGAAGCGCTGCGCAACCTCGACGAGGCGGGCATCGTTTACATCGGCGCCGATGTGGAACCGGGCGATATCCTCGTGGGTAAGATCACCCCCAAGGGTGAATCGCCCATGACTCCCGAAGAAAAGCTGCTGCGCGCCATCTTCGGCGAGAAAGCCAGCGACGTGCGCGACACCTCGCTGCGCGTGAAACCGGGCGACTACGGCACCGTGGTCGAGGTGCGTGTTTTCAACCGCCACGGCGTTGAAAAAGACGAACGCGCCCTGCAAATCGAGCGTGAAGAGGTCGAGCGCCTCGCCCGAGACCGCGATGACGAGCTGGCGATCCTCGATCGCAACATCTATGCCCGTCTGAAATCGCTGATCCTCGGCAAGGTCGCTGTCAAAGGCCCCAAGGGCGTCAAGGCGAACTCGGAAATCACCGAGGACCTGCTTGAAACCCTGACCAAGGGCCAATGGTGGCAACTGGCGCTGAAAGACGAGAAAGACGCCCAGATCGTCGAAGCCCTGAACGAGCAATACGAGGCGCAGAAACGCACCCTGGATGCCCGTTTCGAGGACAAGGTCGAGAAAGTCCGCCGTGGCGACGACCTGCCGCCGGGCGTGATGAAGATGGTCAAGGTCTTCATCGCCGTGAAGCGCAAGCTTCAGCCGGGCGATAAGATGGCCGGTCGTCACGGGAACAAGGGTGTGATTTCGAAGGTCGTGCCGATGGAAGATATGCCCTTCCTCGCCGATGGGACCCCGGTTGATTTCTGCCTGAACCCGCTGGGCGTGCCGTCGCGGATGAACGTCGGTCAGATTCTTGAAACCCACATGGGCTGGGCCGCGCGCGGCCTTGGTATCAAGATCGACGAGGCGCTTCAGGAATACCGCCGCTCGGGCGACCTGACGCCGGTGCGCGAGGCCATGAAAATCGCCTATGGCGATGATGTCTACGAAGAAGGCATCGCCGGTATGGACGAAGGTCAGCTTGTCGAAGCCGCCGGGAACGTGACCCGCGGTGTTCCCATCGCCACGCCCGTCTTCGACGGCGCGAAAGAGGCCGATGTGAACGACGCGCTGAAACGCGCCGGTTTCGACGAAAGCGGTCAGTCGCTGCTGTTTGATGGTCGCACGGGCGAGCAATTCTCGCGCCCCGTGACCGTGGGTGTGAAATACCTGCTCAAACTGCACCACCTTGTCGATGACAAGATCCACGCACGCTCCACCGGGCCGTACAGCCTCGTCACCCAGCAACCGCTGGGCGGTAAGGCGCAGTTCGGTGGTCAGCGCTTCGGGGAAATGGAGGTCTGGGCACTCGAAGCCTACGGCGCCGCCTATACCCTGCAAGAGATGCTGACGGTGAAATCGGACGACGTGGCAGGCCGGACCAAGGTCTACGAGTCGATCGTCAAGGGCGAGGACAACTTCGAAGCCGGCGTGCCGGAATCCTTCAACGTTCTCGTCAAGGAAGTGCGCGGCCTCGGCCTCAACATGGAACTCCTGGATGCGGAGGAGGAGGAAGACGCGGAGTGA
- the rplJ gene encoding 50S ribosomal protein L10, protein MDRAQKEKVVEELGQIFESSGVVVVAHYAGLTVAQMQDLRARAREAEASVRVAKNRLAKIALEGKPCESIGDYLTGMTVLTYSEDPVSAAKVAEGFAKDNEKFVILGGAMGSDHLDRAGVKAVSDMPSREELLAQIAGMLGAPASNIAGAIGAPASNIASILSTIEEKAEAA, encoded by the coding sequence GTGGATAGAGCCCAGAAAGAGAAAGTGGTCGAGGAACTCGGCCAGATCTTCGAAAGCTCTGGCGTCGTAGTGGTTGCCCACTACGCGGGTCTTACAGTTGCGCAGATGCAAGACCTGCGGGCCCGTGCCCGCGAGGCCGAAGCCTCTGTACGCGTCGCGAAAAACAGGCTCGCCAAGATCGCCCTTGAGGGTAAGCCGTGCGAAAGCATTGGTGACTACCTGACGGGCATGACCGTTCTGACCTACTCGGAAGACCCGGTTTCGGCTGCGAAAGTCGCCGAAGGGTTTGCCAAGGATAACGAGAAATTCGTGATCCTCGGCGGTGCCATGGGGTCGGATCACCTGGACCGTGCCGGTGTCAAAGCCGTGTCCGATATGCCGTCGCGCGAAGAGCTGCTTGCTCAGATCGCCGGTATGCTGGGCGCACCCGCTTCGAACATCGCCGGTGCAATTGGCGCACCTGCTTCGAACATCGCGAGCATTCTTTCGACCATCGAAGAGAAGGCGGAAGCCGCGTAA
- the rpoC gene encoding DNA-directed RNA polymerase subunit beta', producing the protein MNQELTNNPFNPNAPAKVFDEIKVSLASPERILSWSFGEIKKPETINYRTFKPERDGLFCARIFGPIKDYECLCGKYKRMKYRGVVCEKCGVEVTLQKVRRERMGHIELAAPCAHIWFLKSLPSRIGLMLDMTLRDLERVLYFENYVVIEPGLTDLTYGQMLSEEEFMDAQDAYGMDAFTANIGAEAIREMLQNIDLESEAEQLRADLAEATGELKPKKIIKRLKVVESFIESGNRPEWMIMTVIPVIPPELRPLVPLDGGRFATSDLNDLYRRVINRNNRLKRLIELRAPDIIVRNEKRMLQESVDALFDNGRRGRVITGANKRPLKSLSDMLKGKQGRFRQNLLGKRVDFSGRSVIVTGPELKLHQCGLPKKMALELFKPFIYSRLEAKGMSSTVKQAKKLVEKERPEVWDILDEVIREHPVMLNRAPTLHRLGIQAFEPVLIEGKAIQLHPLVCSAFNADFDGDQMAVHVPLSLEAQLEARVLMMSTNNVLSPANGAPIIVPSQDMVLGLYYTSIMREGMKGEGMVFSSIEEVQHALDAGEVHMHAKITARVPQVDPETGEVVMKRYETTPGRVRIGALLPMNTKAPFELVNKLLRKKEVQQTIDTVYRYCGQKESVIFCDQIMSMGFKEAFRAGISFGKDDMVIPDGKWTIVEETRDQVKGFEQQYMDGLITQGEKYNKVVDAWSKCNDQVTEAMMGTISAEKKDETGAVAEPNSVYMMAHSGARGSVTQMKQLGGMRGLMAKPNGDIIETPIISNFKEGLTVLEYFNSTHGARKGLSDTALKTANSGYLTRRLVDVAQDCIVREHDCGTERAITAEAAVNDGEVVASLGERILGRVAAEDIVNPVTEEVVIAAGQLIDERMADAVEEAAVQSARIRSPLTCEAEDGVCAMCYGRDLARGTMVNTGEAVGIIAAQSIGEPGTQLTMRTFHIGGVAQGGQQSFQEAGQAGTISFENAQTLENASGETLVMNRNMKLRIMGENDAELASFKLGYGTKLHVKDGAKVDRGDKLFEWDPYTLPILAEKSGTAKFVDLVSGVAVRDVTDEATGMTQKIVMDWRAAPKGNELKPEIIVMGEDGEPVRNDAGNPVTYPMSVDAILSVEDGQEIHAGDVVARIPREGAKTKDITGGLPRVAELFEARRPKDHAIIAEIDGYVRYGRDYKNKRRISIEPSDESMEPVEYMVPKGKHIPVQEGDFVQKGDYIMDGNPAPHDILSIMGVEALADYMIDEVQDVYRLQGVKINDKHIEVVVRQMLQKWEILDSGETTLLKGEHVDKAEFDAANEKAISKGGRPAQGEPILLGITKASLQTRSFISAASFQETTRVLTEASVQGKRDKLVGLKENVIVGRLIPAGTGGATLKVRHIAQGRDNVVIEARREEAEAAAALAAPAEDDVVGGDEFDTFVDTPESREE; encoded by the coding sequence ATGAACCAGGAACTCACAAACAACCCTTTCAACCCGAACGCCCCCGCCAAGGTGTTCGACGAGATCAAGGTCAGCCTTGCGTCGCCGGAACGGATCCTCTCGTGGTCCTTCGGTGAGATCAAGAAGCCCGAGACCATCAACTACCGGACCTTCAAGCCCGAGCGTGACGGCTTGTTCTGCGCCCGTATTTTCGGCCCGATCAAGGACTACGAATGCCTGTGCGGCAAATACAAGCGGATGAAATACCGCGGCGTCGTCTGCGAGAAATGCGGTGTCGAGGTGACCCTGCAAAAGGTCCGCCGTGAACGCATGGGCCACATCGAACTGGCCGCGCCCTGTGCCCATATCTGGTTTCTCAAGTCGCTGCCCTCGCGCATCGGCCTGATGCTGGACATGACCCTGCGCGATCTGGAGCGCGTTCTCTATTTCGAAAACTACGTCGTGATCGAACCGGGCCTGACCGACCTCACCTATGGTCAGATGCTTTCGGAAGAAGAGTTCATGGACGCGCAAGACGCCTATGGCATGGACGCCTTCACCGCCAACATCGGCGCCGAAGCCATCCGCGAAATGCTGCAGAACATCGACCTCGAATCCGAGGCCGAGCAGCTGCGCGCCGATCTGGCCGAAGCCACGGGTGAGCTGAAGCCCAAGAAGATCATCAAGCGCCTCAAGGTCGTGGAAAGCTTCATCGAATCCGGCAACCGCCCGGAATGGATGATCATGACCGTGATCCCGGTCATCCCGCCCGAACTGCGCCCGCTGGTGCCGCTGGACGGGGGCCGTTTTGCCACCTCCGACCTCAACGACCTTTATCGTCGTGTGATCAACCGGAACAACCGCCTCAAGCGCCTGATCGAACTGCGCGCGCCCGACATCATCGTCCGCAACGAAAAGCGGATGCTGCAAGAGTCGGTCGACGCCCTCTTTGACAACGGCCGCCGCGGCCGCGTGATCACCGGCGCCAACAAGCGCCCGTTGAAATCGCTGTCGGACATGCTCAAGGGGAAACAGGGCCGCTTCCGCCAGAACCTTCTGGGGAAACGCGTCGACTTCTCGGGCCGGTCTGTCATCGTGACGGGCCCGGAACTCAAGCTGCACCAGTGCGGCTTGCCCAAGAAGATGGCGCTGGAACTGTTCAAGCCCTTCATCTACTCGCGGCTCGAAGCCAAGGGCATGTCCTCGACCGTCAAGCAAGCCAAGAAGCTGGTCGAGAAAGAGCGCCCCGAGGTCTGGGATATCCTGGATGAGGTGATCCGCGAACATCCCGTCATGCTCAACCGCGCACCGACGCTGCACCGCCTTGGCATTCAGGCGTTCGAACCCGTGCTGATCGAAGGCAAGGCCATTCAGCTTCACCCGCTGGTCTGCTCGGCCTTCAACGCCGACTTCGACGGTGACCAGATGGCCGTTCACGTGCCGCTCTCGCTGGAAGCCCAGCTTGAGGCGCGTGTGCTGATGATGTCGACGAACAACGTTCTGTCGCCCGCCAACGGTGCACCGATCATCGTGCCCTCGCAGGACATGGTTCTCGGCCTCTACTACACCTCCATCATGCGCGAAGGCATGAAGGGTGAAGGCATGGTCTTCTCCTCCATTGAAGAGGTGCAGCACGCCCTCGACGCGGGCGAGGTGCATATGCACGCCAAGATCACCGCGCGTGTGCCGCAGGTCGACCCGGAAACCGGCGAAGTGGTCATGAAACGCTACGAGACCACCCCGGGCCGTGTCCGCATCGGCGCGCTGCTGCCGATGAACACCAAGGCCCCGTTCGAACTGGTCAACAAGCTGCTACGCAAGAAAGAAGTGCAGCAGACGATCGACACCGTCTATCGTTACTGCGGCCAGAAAGAGAGCGTGATCTTCTGTGACCAGATCATGTCGATGGGCTTCAAGGAAGCCTTCCGCGCCGGGATTTCCTTCGGCAAGGACGACATGGTGATCCCCGACGGCAAATGGACCATCGTCGAGGAAACCCGTGATCAGGTGAAAGGCTTCGAACAACAGTACATGGACGGCCTGATCACACAGGGCGAAAAGTACAACAAGGTTGTCGATGCCTGGTCGAAGTGTAACGACCAGGTGACCGAGGCGATGATGGGCACAATCTCGGCCGAGAAAAAGGACGAAACCGGCGCAGTTGCCGAACCCAACAGCGTTTACATGATGGCCCACTCGGGCGCGCGGGGCTCGGTCACGCAGATGAAACAGCTGGGCGGAATGCGCGGCCTGATGGCCAAGCCGAACGGCGACATCATCGAAACGCCGATCATCTCGAACTTCAAGGAAGGTCTGACCGTGCTGGAGTACTTCAACTCCACCCACGGTGCCCGGAAGGGTCTGTCGGACACCGCCTTGAAAACCGCGAACTCGGGTTACCTGACACGTCGCTTGGTGGACGTGGCGCAAGACTGCATCGTGCGCGAGCACGACTGCGGCACCGAACGCGCCATCACCGCCGAGGCCGCCGTCAACGACGGTGAGGTCGTGGCAAGCTTGGGCGAACGTATCCTTGGCCGTGTTGCCGCCGAGGACATCGTCAACCCGGTCACCGAAGAGGTGGTCATCGCCGCCGGTCAACTGATCGACGAACGCATGGCCGACGCCGTGGAAGAGGCCGCCGTGCAATCGGCACGCATCCGTTCGCCCCTCACCTGTGAGGCCGAGGATGGCGTTTGCGCGATGTGCTACGGTCGTGACCTCGCACGCGGCACCATGGTCAACACCGGCGAGGCTGTCGGCATCATCGCCGCGCAGTCGATCGGTGAACCCGGCACCCAGCTGACGATGCGGACCTTCCACATCGGCGGCGTGGCGCAGGGTGGTCAGCAGTCCTTCCAGGAGGCAGGTCAGGCCGGTACGATCTCGTTCGAGAACGCGCAGACGCTGGAAAACGCCTCGGGTGAAACGCTGGTCATGAACCGCAACATGAAACTGCGGATCATGGGCGAAAACGATGCCGAGCTGGCCAGCTTCAAACTGGGTTACGGGACCAAGCTGCACGTCAAGGACGGCGCCAAGGTGGACCGTGGCGACAAGCTGTTCGAATGGGATCCCTATACCCTGCCGATCCTCGCCGAGAAAAGCGGGACCGCCAAGTTCGTCGATCTGGTCAGCGGCGTTGCCGTGCGTGACGTGACCGACGAAGCCACCGGCATGACGCAGAAAATCGTGATGGACTGGCGCGCGGCACCCAAGGGCAATGAACTCAAGCCCGAGATCATCGTCATGGGCGAAGATGGGGAACCCGTGCGCAACGACGCGGGCAACCCGGTCACCTATCCGATGTCCGTGGATGCCATCCTGTCGGTCGAAGACGGTCAGGAAATCCACGCCGGTGACGTCGTCGCGCGTATCCCGCGCGAAGGCGCCAAGACCAAGGACATCACCGGTGGTCTGCCGCGTGTGGCTGAACTCTTCGAGGCGCGTCGTCCCAAGGATCACGCCATCATCGCCGAAATCGACGGTTACGTGCGTTACGGTCGCGACTACAAGAACAAGCGCCGGATCAGCATCGAACCCTCGGACGAGTCGATGGAGCCCGTCGAATACATGGTGCCCAAGGGCAAGCACATTCCTGTCCAGGAAGGTGACTTCGTCCAGAAGGGCGACTACATCATGGACGGCAACCCCGCGCCCCACGACATCCTGTCGATCATGGGGGTCGAGGCCCTCGCCGATTACATGATCGACGAGGTGCAGGACGTCTATCGCCTGCAAGGTGTGAAGATCAACGACAAGCACATCGAGGTGGTCGTCCGCCAGATGCTGCAAAAGTGGGAGATCTTGGACTCGGGCGAAACCACGCTGCTCAAGGGCGAACACGTGGACAAGGCCGAATTCGACGCCGCCAACGAAAAGGCGATTTCCAAGGGGGGCCGCCCCGCACAGGGCGAACCGATCCTTCTGGGCATCACCAAGGCGTCGCTGCAAACCCGCAGCTTCATCTCGGCGGCCTCGTTCCAGGAAACCACCCGCGTCCTCACCGAGGCCTCGGTTCAGGGCAAGCGCGACAAGCTCGTGGGCCTGAAGGAAAACGTCATCGTGGGCCGCCTCATCCCGGCGGGCACCGGCGGCGCGACCCTCAAGGTGCGCCATATCGCCCAGGGCCGTGATAATGTGGTCATCGAAGCTCGCCGCGAAGAAGCCGAAGCCGCCGCAGCGCTTGCTGCCCCGGCAGAGGATGACGTGGTTGGCGGGGATGAATTCGACACCTTCGTCGACACCCCCGAAAGCCGCGAAGAGTAA
- the rplL gene encoding 50S ribosomal protein L7/L12, producing the protein MADLKKLAEEIVGLTLLEAQELKTILKDEYDIEPAAGGAVMMAGPAGGDAGGAAEEQTEFDVILKSAGASKINVIKEVRGITGLGLKEAKELVEAGGKAVKEGVDKAEADEIKEKLEAAGAEVELK; encoded by the coding sequence ATGGCTGATCTGAAAAAACTCGCTGAAGAGATCGTTGGTCTGACGCTTCTCGAAGCACAAGAACTGAAAACCATCCTCAAGGATGAGTACGACATCGAGCCCGCCGCTGGTGGCGCTGTGATGATGGCTGGCCCCGCAGGCGGCGACGCTGGCGGTGCTGCTGAAGAGCAAACCGAATTCGACGTGATCCTGAAATCGGCCGGCGCGTCGAAGATCAACGTCATCAAAGAGGTTCGCGGCATCACCGGCCTGGGCCTCAAAGAAGCCAAGGAACTGGTCGAAGCCGGCGGCAAAGCCGTCAAAGAAGGCGTCGACAAAGCCGAAGCCGACGAGATCAAAGAGAAACTCGAAGCGGCTGGCGCCGAAGTCGAGCTCAAGTAA
- the rplK gene encoding 50S ribosomal protein L11 produces MAKKLAGTMKLQVPAGQANPSPPVGPALGQRGINIMEFCKAFNAKTQEMEQGAPCPTVITYYQDKSFEMDIKTPPASYYLKKAAKLKSGSNTPGRATAGSVTTKQVREIAEAKWKDLNANDVEAAMKIILGSARSMGIEVK; encoded by the coding sequence ATGGCCAAGAAACTCGCAGGCACGATGAAGCTGCAAGTGCCCGCAGGTCAAGCGAACCCGTCCCCGCCCGTGGGTCCGGCGCTTGGTCAGCGTGGCATCAACATCATGGAATTCTGCAAAGCGTTCAACGCCAAGACGCAGGAAATGGAGCAAGGTGCACCTTGCCCCACCGTGATCACCTACTATCAGGACAAGTCCTTTGAAATGGACATCAAGACGCCGCCCGCGTCTTACTACCTGAAAAAGGCTGCCAAGCTGAAGTCGGGGTCGAACACCCCCGGTCGTGCGACCGCAGGCTCGGTGACCACCAAGCAGGTCCGCGAAATCGCGGAAGCGAAGTGGAAAGACCTGAACGCAAACGACGTCGAAGCCGCGATGAAAATCATCCTTGGCTCCGCACGCTCCATGGGCATCGAGGTGAAGTAA